A window of Castanea sativa cultivar Marrone di Chiusa Pesio chromosome 1, ASM4071231v1 contains these coding sequences:
- the LOC142626035 gene encoding uncharacterized protein LOC142626035, with the protein MDDLTTNWNRLTLSDREGPGYCLDDELSSQEFFLATKFLTKRALNVDATAKTFTPLWCLRNGVKIRNLGNHTILFMFDNKEEVEKVIQSEPWSFNKHLMVMERYNKNNYVEELHFTRSTFWVQVHGLPIKFMNVKAVKKICDVLAQ; encoded by the coding sequence ATGGATGATTTGACTACCAATTGGAATCGTCTTACCCTTTCAGATAGGGAAGGACCAGGTTATTGTCTTGATGATGAATTGAGCTCCCAAGAGTTCTTTTTGGCCACTAAGTTTTTGACAAAAAGGGCGCTAAATGTTGATGCAACAGCAAAAACTTTTACACCATTGTGGTGCTTAAGGAACGGTGTTAAGATTCGCAATTTGGGTAACCATACAATATTGTTTatgtttgataataaagaagaGGTTGAGAAAGTGATACAAAGTGAGCCATGGAGTTTCAACAAACACCTGATGGTCATGGAAAGGTACAATAAGAATAATTATGTTGAGGAGCTCCATTTTACCAGGTCTACTTTTTGGGTGCAAGTTCATGGTCTTCCAATAAAGTTTATGAATGTGAAGGcagttaaaaaaatttgtgatgtCCTGGCACAATGA
- the LOC142622578 gene encoding uncharacterized protein LOC142622578 isoform X1, producing MELELGLKITQTRGDLTSTTDFRIAKDRAGPVFLSRENDTMFILTAHLKGFKREKIDIKINEDGTRIVVSGEKPVQEMVMIGWVVYKKRVEIRGFRKVFKIPEGVVLDQIKAKFNEEESSLTIVMPKLKKGTHGVGIEEVQEEEVERDGKGKLEMEQVVANEVFQKDCVGEKIQEEPKEPKIPRIEETGGVVKETDRRLTEKTEIVEEIIKNDTTAEKSLEEPRDPRMKSEEEPHQTAEEKPDKGGLEEAKPVPTEFPKIANGDLNEKVGQEKPGTVQTIAYKREKETRQVAETSKEAEEIKQVTETSKEAEEIKQVTETSEKAKEITYQIELEEAAPEKVEEYTAGEFGQAKHKISQEKQKQKPDQEPQRAETLQHDKDEVKKREETHGVGNEIQEASNKSCQEKEGESFNEEKPKELGEKATQKKQPTPERSKLCTPLLTAGSAVLVTLIVLVVHRLRAKKR from the exons atGGAGCTAGAATTGGGACTCAAAATCACCCAAACCAGGGGTGATCTCACTTCCACAACTGATTTTCGGATTGCAAAAGACAGAGCAGGTCCTGTTTTCTTGTCTAGGGAAAATGACACCATGTTCATTCTCACTGCCCATCTCAAAg gttttaagagagaaaaaattgatataaagaTAAATGAAGACGGGACACGGATTGTGGTAAGTGGGGAGAAGCCGGTGCAGGAGATGGTGATGATAGGCTGGGTAGTATACAAGAAAAGGGTGGAAATCAGGGGGTTCAGAAAGGTTTTCAAAATTCCTGAAGGGGTGGTTTTAGACCAGATCAAGGCAAAGTTTAATGAAGAAGAATCATCCTTGACAATTGTCATGCCTAAATTGAAAAAAGGAACCCATGGGGTTGGAATTGAGGAAGTACAGGAAGAGGAGGTTGAGAGAGATGGTAAAGGAAAATTAGAAATGGAGCAAGTTGTAGCTAATGAGGTTTTTCAAAAAGACTGTGTTGGAGAGAAAATTCAGGAGGAACCCAAAGAGCCAAAAATTCCAAGAATCGAAGAAACTGGCGGGGTTGTGAAGGAGACAGATAGAAGGCTCACAGAAAAGACTGAAATTGTAGAAGAGATTATAAAAAATGACACTACTGCAGAGAAATCTCTTGAGGAACCTAGAGATCCCAGGATGAAAAGTGAGGAAGAACCTCATCAAACTGCAGAAGAGAAGCCTGATAAAGGGGGACTTGAAGAAGCAAAACCTGTTCCCACCGAATTTCCTAAAATAGCTAATGGGGATTTGAACGAAAAGGTTGGGCAGGAGAAACCAGGTACAGTGCAGACTATAGcttataaaagagagaaagaaactcGACAGGTGGCAGAGACATCAAAAGAAGCAGAAGAGATTAAGCAGGTCACAGAGACATCAAAAGAAGCAGAAGAGATTAAGCAGGTCACAGAGACATCAGAGAAAGCAAAAGAGATTACGTATCAAATAGAATTGGAAGAAGCTGCTCCCGAAAAGGTAGAAGAATACACAGCGGGTGAATTTGGTcaggcaaaacataaaatatcTCAAGAAAAGCAAAAGCAGAAACCTGATCAAGAACCCCAACGAGCAGAAACTCTACAACATGACAAAGATGAAGtcaagaaaagagaagaaactCATGGCGTAGGAAATGAAATTCAAGAAGCAAGTAACAAAAGTTGTCAAGAGAAAGAAGGTGAATCTTTCAACGAAGAGAAACCGAAAGAGCTTGGTGAGAAAGCGACTCAGAAAAAGCAGCCCACTCCAGAAAGGTCTAAGCTCTGTACTCCTCTTCTTACAGCAGGATCAGCTGTTCTTGTCACTCTCATAGTTCTTGTTGTTCATAGGCTTAGAGCTAAGAAAAGATAA
- the LOC142622578 gene encoding uncharacterized protein LOC142622578 isoform X2, protein MELELGLKITQTRGDLTSTTDFRIAKDRAGPVFLSRENDTMFILTAHLKGFKREKIDIKINEDGTRIVVSGEKPVQEMVMIGWVVYKKRVEIRGFRKVFKIPEGVVLDQIKAKFNEEESSLTIVMPKLKKGTHGVGIEEVQEEEVERDGKGKLEMEQVVANEVFQKDCVGEKIQEEPKEPKIPRIEETGGVVKETDRRLTEKTEIVEEIIKNDTTAEKSLEEPRDPRMKSEEEPHQTAEEKPDKGGLEEAKPVPTEFPKIANGDLNEKVGQEKPGTVQTIAYKREKETRQVAETSKEAEEIKQVTETSEKAKEITYQIELEEAAPEKVEEYTAGEFGQAKHKISQEKQKQKPDQEPQRAETLQHDKDEVKKREETHGVGNEIQEASNKSCQEKEGESFNEEKPKELGEKATQKKQPTPERSKLCTPLLTAGSAVLVTLIVLVVHRLRAKKR, encoded by the exons atGGAGCTAGAATTGGGACTCAAAATCACCCAAACCAGGGGTGATCTCACTTCCACAACTGATTTTCGGATTGCAAAAGACAGAGCAGGTCCTGTTTTCTTGTCTAGGGAAAATGACACCATGTTCATTCTCACTGCCCATCTCAAAg gttttaagagagaaaaaattgatataaagaTAAATGAAGACGGGACACGGATTGTGGTAAGTGGGGAGAAGCCGGTGCAGGAGATGGTGATGATAGGCTGGGTAGTATACAAGAAAAGGGTGGAAATCAGGGGGTTCAGAAAGGTTTTCAAAATTCCTGAAGGGGTGGTTTTAGACCAGATCAAGGCAAAGTTTAATGAAGAAGAATCATCCTTGACAATTGTCATGCCTAAATTGAAAAAAGGAACCCATGGGGTTGGAATTGAGGAAGTACAGGAAGAGGAGGTTGAGAGAGATGGTAAAGGAAAATTAGAAATGGAGCAAGTTGTAGCTAATGAGGTTTTTCAAAAAGACTGTGTTGGAGAGAAAATTCAGGAGGAACCCAAAGAGCCAAAAATTCCAAGAATCGAAGAAACTGGCGGGGTTGTGAAGGAGACAGATAGAAGGCTCACAGAAAAGACTGAAATTGTAGAAGAGATTATAAAAAATGACACTACTGCAGAGAAATCTCTTGAGGAACCTAGAGATCCCAGGATGAAAAGTGAGGAAGAACCTCATCAAACTGCAGAAGAGAAGCCTGATAAAGGGGGACTTGAAGAAGCAAAACCTGTTCCCACCGAATTTCCTAAAATAGCTAATGGGGATTTGAACGAAAAGGTTGGGCAGGAGAAACCAGGTACAGTGCAGACTATAGcttataaaagagagaaagaaactcGACAGGTGGCAGAGACATCAAAAGAAGCAGAAGAGATTAAGCAG GTCACAGAGACATCAGAGAAAGCAAAAGAGATTACGTATCAAATAGAATTGGAAGAAGCTGCTCCCGAAAAGGTAGAAGAATACACAGCGGGTGAATTTGGTcaggcaaaacataaaatatcTCAAGAAAAGCAAAAGCAGAAACCTGATCAAGAACCCCAACGAGCAGAAACTCTACAACATGACAAAGATGAAGtcaagaaaagagaagaaactCATGGCGTAGGAAATGAAATTCAAGAAGCAAGTAACAAAAGTTGTCAAGAGAAAGAAGGTGAATCTTTCAACGAAGAGAAACCGAAAGAGCTTGGTGAGAAAGCGACTCAGAAAAAGCAGCCCACTCCAGAAAGGTCTAAGCTCTGTACTCCTCTTCTTACAGCAGGATCAGCTGTTCTTGTCACTCTCATAGTTCTTGTTGTTCATAGGCTTAGAGCTAAGAAAAGATAA